A single genomic interval of Deltaproteobacteria bacterium harbors:
- the holB gene encoding DNA polymerase III subunit delta': MSFKEIIGNQRPIRLLRKAVSRGHLPQAYLFLGPEGIGKKLTALTLAKALNCLEGGEDCCDRCLSCKRIEDSNHPDVSVMGPEGQFIRIETIRKLQRSLSFRPYEGKKRVCILDGADRMKAEGANALLKTLEEPPPDTLLILVATQGDLLLPTIVSRCQQLKFTPLPVDRLAGEIRRRSSIGEGEAKTLAELSQGSLGRALELLDHEVWQKRPKIIQDLIDLPRGDVNRAFTLAESLADFGEDFPLVSLVMASWYRDLLVCQIEDDPSRLINRDFYQEARERASRSSRWSLIRRIDAINRTLKALRANVNRLLAVENLVLQLR; this comes from the coding sequence ATGAGCTTCAAAGAGATCATCGGGAACCAGAGGCCGATCCGGCTGCTCCGGAAGGCCGTGTCCAGGGGCCACTTGCCACAGGCCTATCTCTTCCTCGGGCCGGAAGGGATTGGCAAGAAACTCACCGCCCTCACTCTGGCCAAGGCGCTCAATTGTCTGGAGGGAGGAGAGGACTGCTGCGACAGGTGCCTTTCCTGCAAGAGGATAGAGGATTCGAATCATCCAGATGTCTCCGTTATGGGTCCAGAGGGGCAGTTCATCCGGATAGAGACGATCCGAAAGCTCCAGAGATCCCTCAGCTTTCGCCCCTATGAGGGGAAGAAACGGGTGTGTATCCTCGACGGGGCAGACCGGATGAAGGCAGAAGGAGCCAACGCGCTCCTGAAAACCCTTGAGGAACCCCCACCGGATACGCTCCTTATCCTCGTGGCGACCCAAGGGGATCTTCTCCTTCCCACCATAGTCTCCCGGTGCCAGCAGTTGAAGTTCACCCCCCTGCCGGTCGACCGGCTGGCAGGGGAGATCAGAAGGCGCTCTTCCATAGGGGAAGGGGAGGCAAAGACCCTGGCAGAACTCTCCCAGGGAAGTCTGGGGAGGGCTCTTGAGCTGCTCGATCACGAGGTTTGGCAAAAGAGGCCGAAGATCATTCAGGACCTCATCGACCTGCCCCGTGGCGATGTAAACCGAGCTTTCACACTGGCGGAATCGCTCGCGGATTTCGGGGAGGATTTCCCTCTGGTTTCTCTCGTCATGGCTTCATGGTACAGGGACCTCCTCGTCTGCCAGATCGAGGACGATCCCAGCCGCCTGATCAACCGGGACTTCTATCAGGAGGCAAGGGAGAGGGCGTCTAGGAGTTCACGGTGGTCCCTGATCCGGAGAATAGACGCGATCAACCGGACCCTAAAGGCTCTGAGGGCGAATGTGAACAGACTTCTGGCCGTCGAGAACCTCGTGCTCCAGCTGAGATGA
- a CDS encoding alpha/beta hydrolase, translated as MRGTRLQGIRARRTVNVIKFPEMVQGVKEMYVLHNRGRRIACVTGKGGMDEGRKTLVFVHGSGGSHLDWNYQRLFFQQAYNVVMVDLPGHGRAGGQGESSVEAYADHLLHVVRSLNCRVFCLFGHSLGGAIAQRFAISHGDLVQSLVLVGTGARLRVLPEILNAVEERFEEAVARISQYAFSKKAPRDLVLRGMEAMLREEPSVLLHDLKACDRFDIMDRVREIGVPALVVTGREDRLTPPKYARYLAERIEGATMEIVEGAGHMVMLEQPERFNLSASRFLEGVESGRENET; from the coding sequence ATGAGGGGGACCCGCCTTCAGGGCATTCGGGCCCGGAGGACCGTAAATGTGATAAAATTCCCGGAGATGGTGCAGGGGGTGAAAGAGATGTACGTGCTTCATAACAGGGGGAGAAGGATCGCCTGCGTGACCGGCAAAGGAGGTATGGACGAGGGGAGGAAAACCCTTGTGTTTGTTCACGGTTCAGGAGGCAGCCACCTCGATTGGAACTACCAGAGGCTCTTCTTTCAGCAAGCCTACAATGTGGTCATGGTGGATCTGCCTGGTCATGGCCGGGCGGGTGGTCAGGGAGAGAGCTCTGTAGAGGCCTATGCGGACCATCTCCTCCATGTGGTCCGGTCATTGAACTGCCGTGTATTCTGCCTCTTCGGTCATTCCCTGGGTGGTGCGATCGCCCAGCGCTTCGCCATTTCTCATGGGGACCTCGTGCAATCCCTGGTGCTGGTGGGGACCGGGGCGCGCCTGAGGGTCCTTCCTGAAATCCTCAACGCGGTGGAGGAGAGATTCGAAGAGGCCGTGGCCAGGATCAGTCAATACGCCTTTTCGAAGAAGGCACCTCGAGACTTGGTTCTGAGGGGCATGGAAGCGATGCTTCGGGAAGAGCCTTCCGTTCTCCTTCACGATCTGAAAGCATGCGACCGATTCGATATCATGGACCGTGTTCGGGAGATCGGAGTTCCTGCACTGGTAGTTACCGGCAGAGAGGACCGACTCACACCACCCAAGTACGCCCGCTATCTCGCCGAGAGAATAGAGGGCGCCACAATGGAGATCGTCGAGGGGGCAGGCCACATGGTGATGTTGGAACAACCCGAGCGGTTCAATCTGTCGGCCTCGAGATTTCTGGAAGGCGTTGAGAGTGGGCGGGAAAACGAAACCTGA
- a CDS encoding 16S rRNA (uracil(1498)-N(3))-methyltransferase: MARFYVADPVMDRGEIVVSGPEAHHMQRVLRLKRGDRVEIFDGTGRQYQGLIARQDRRSVRVKILEIRGAGGEVPFRVVMGQSLIKGDKMDSVIQKASELGVSELVPFVSSRSIPRLDRDRREVRMGRWRKIAIESSKQSGRPIPLRVEDVVDFHEALRRHARGAVRIILWERARKGLRSFFKEKEDPLPVHDTAYFLVGPEGGFSEQEVAEAEEAHFVAVRLGPRIMRVETAGLALLSILQYEWGDWG; the protein is encoded by the coding sequence ATGGCTAGATTCTACGTCGCAGATCCTGTGATGGATCGTGGGGAGATCGTTGTCTCCGGCCCTGAGGCCCATCACATGCAGCGTGTGCTCCGCCTGAAGAGAGGGGACAGGGTCGAGATTTTTGACGGTACGGGAAGACAATACCAGGGTCTGATCGCCCGGCAGGACCGCCGGTCCGTGAGGGTGAAGATTCTGGAGATCAGAGGGGCTGGAGGGGAGGTCCCTTTCAGGGTTGTTATGGGACAGAGCCTGATCAAGGGGGACAAGATGGATTCCGTCATCCAGAAGGCAAGCGAATTGGGCGTATCGGAGCTTGTTCCTTTTGTTTCCTCCCGGTCGATCCCCCGGCTGGACCGGGACAGAAGAGAGGTTCGCATGGGCAGGTGGCGGAAAATCGCAATAGAGTCGTCGAAGCAGTCTGGCCGGCCGATTCCGCTGAGAGTGGAGGATGTGGTGGATTTTCATGAAGCCCTGAGACGACACGCCCGCGGTGCGGTCAGAATCATCCTCTGGGAGAGAGCCCGGAAGGGTCTCAGGTCCTTTTTCAAAGAAAAGGAGGATCCCTTACCTGTTCATGACACGGCATACTTTCTCGTGGGTCCTGAGGGCGGTTTTTCGGAACAAGAGGTCGCGGAAGCCGAGGAGGCCCACTTCGTGGCTGTGAGACTCGGCCCTCGAATCATGAGGGTGGAGACGGCAGGGCTCGCCCTTCTCAGCATTCTCCAATACGAATGGGGGGACTGGGGATAG
- a CDS encoding stage 0 sporulation family protein translates to MIRVVGVRLGSGKVHDFDALDLDLNKGDPVLVETGKGVCLGRVAIEPREKEKKSLLKTLKKVTRKATEQDLIQDQSNRALEREGFLFCLERIKARNLNMKLVRVEFFFDRSKAIFYFTSEKRVDFRELVKDLAGRFRTRIEMRQIGVRDEAKMTGGVGPCGREFCCARFLNSFDLVSVKMAKEQNLALNPTKISGACGRLMCCLAYEYHSYCELKKGLPKTGKRVTTSHGEGKVIRQNIMNRTLTVELESGAEVTVACEDIRYPKG, encoded by the coding sequence ATGATTCGGGTGGTTGGTGTTAGGCTTGGCAGCGGCAAGGTCCATGACTTTGACGCCCTGGATCTAGACCTCAACAAGGGGGACCCCGTCCTGGTGGAGACCGGCAAGGGAGTCTGCCTCGGCAGGGTGGCCATTGAGCCGAGGGAGAAAGAGAAGAAATCCCTTCTCAAGACACTGAAAAAGGTAACCAGGAAAGCGACGGAACAGGATCTTATCCAGGACCAAAGCAATCGGGCCTTGGAGCGGGAGGGTTTCCTCTTCTGCCTGGAGAGGATCAAGGCGAGAAACCTCAATATGAAACTCGTCCGGGTCGAGTTCTTTTTCGACCGGAGCAAGGCTATCTTCTACTTCACCTCAGAGAAACGGGTGGATTTCAGAGAGCTGGTCAAGGACCTGGCCGGGCGGTTTAGGACCAGAATCGAGATGAGACAGATCGGGGTTAGAGACGAGGCGAAGATGACCGGCGGGGTCGGGCCCTGCGGCAGGGAGTTTTGCTGCGCCAGGTTCCTGAACAGCTTCGACCTGGTTTCCGTCAAGATGGCCAAAGAACAGAATCTCGCCCTCAATCCTACCAAGATCTCCGGTGCCTGCGGCCGCCTCATGTGTTGCCTGGCTTACGAATACCATTCTTACTGCGAGCTGAAAAAGGGCCTTCCCAAGACGGGCAAGAGGGTGACGACAAGCCATGGAGAGGGCAAGGTCATCCGCCAGAATATCATGAATCGGACCCTTACAGTTGAGTTGGAATCCGGAGCAGAAGTG
- a CDS encoding dTMP kinase — MPDGSAISRGFFVTFEGVEGSGKTTQIKHLERFLLQKGWRCTVTREPGGSPLGDRIRRILLSSDTRELTALGELFLYEAARAEHVAQVIRPALRGGGVVLCDRFCDATVAYQGYARRLDLATVKHLNRLASEGTSPDLTLLLDCPVEVGLGRASRRIKAKSPSAREDRFERESLHFHQRVREGYLRIAREDPDRIRVIDASQGELEVHRLICGIVEPRLRGAVNRLIQPMGI; from the coding sequence ATGCCAGATGGTTCTGCTATTTCCAGGGGTTTTTTTGTAACCTTTGAGGGGGTGGAGGGGAGCGGCAAGACGACCCAGATCAAGCACCTCGAAAGGTTTCTTCTCCAGAAGGGTTGGCGATGTACGGTGACCCGTGAGCCGGGCGGCTCTCCTCTGGGTGATCGGATAAGAAGGATCCTTCTGAGTTCAGACACTCGAGAGCTCACTGCCCTGGGTGAGCTTTTTCTCTACGAGGCTGCAAGAGCGGAACACGTGGCACAGGTCATACGGCCTGCCCTGAGAGGAGGAGGGGTTGTCCTGTGTGACCGGTTCTGTGATGCCACGGTCGCCTACCAGGGCTATGCCCGTCGATTGGACCTCGCCACGGTGAAGCATCTGAACCGGCTCGCCTCGGAGGGAACCAGCCCTGACCTCACCCTTTTGCTCGATTGCCCCGTGGAGGTGGGACTGGGGAGGGCTTCTCGCAGGATCAAGGCAAAGAGCCCATCCGCAAGGGAGGACCGCTTTGAGAGGGAATCCCTCCACTTTCACCAAAGGGTGAGGGAAGGATATCTGCGGATCGCGCGGGAGGATCCGGATCGGATCAGGGTGATCGACGCCTCTCAAGGAGAACTGGAAGTCCACCGGCTGATATGTGGTATCGTCGAGCCCAGGTTGAGAGGGGCCGTGAACCGTCTGATCCAACCCATGGGTATTTAG
- a CDS encoding 2-oxoacid:acceptor oxidoreductase family protein: MIEIRFHGRGGQGAVVASKLLASAFFKEGRFVQSFPAFGVERRGAPVMAFLRIDDSPIQLRTRVYNPDHIVVLDPTLIEVVDVTSGLKAEGWIILNSDRRPEDFKNFPSFRVATVDASRIAVENDLGSRTEPIVNTAILGAFSRVTALVGIEAVIRSIEEAAPARKESNTRAAFEAYEKAILSG, from the coding sequence GTGATAGAGATCCGATTTCACGGTCGCGGTGGGCAGGGGGCTGTGGTGGCGTCCAAACTGCTGGCTTCGGCTTTCTTCAAAGAGGGAAGGTTCGTGCAGTCCTTCCCGGCATTCGGGGTGGAAAGGCGGGGTGCCCCTGTCATGGCGTTTCTGAGAATCGACGACTCTCCCATCCAGTTGCGGACCCGCGTGTACAACCCGGATCACATCGTCGTTCTCGATCCGACCCTCATCGAAGTCGTCGATGTGACGAGCGGGTTGAAGGCCGAAGGATGGATCATACTCAACTCCGACCGGAGGCCAGAGGATTTCAAAAACTTCCCGTCTTTTCGGGTTGCAACGGTCGATGCATCGAGAATCGCCGTGGAAAACGACCTGGGGTCAAGGACCGAGCCCATCGTCAACACAGCCATCCTCGGCGCCTTCTCCAGAGTAACAGCCCTGGTGGGCATTGAGGCGGTTATCCGGTCTATCGAAGAAGCAGCCCCTGCAAGGAAAGAGTCGAATACCAGAGCTGCCTTTGAGGCTTACGAGAAGGCGATCCTTTCCGGCTGA
- a CDS encoding FAD-dependent oxidoreductase: MAKIEYERESHMPEVPISLGDMRWSKTGSWRYMRPVYEDKTPPCGAACPAGVDVVRFLMLVESGKVRESWLEIKKENPFPGVCGRVCPHPCEAQCNRGHYDQPVSINALERYVADATRRVRLRNPDRLGKRSDRVAVIGSGPAGLSCAYHLALLGYRPEVFETLPLPGGILRFGIPEYRLPVETLNREIADIEALGVKIRTGTRADRHFFDKEGKAYQAIFVATGAGVSRKLGIPGEEGRGVIPGLSFLREIRMGRRTSPGRKVAVIGGGNTALDAARSAKRLGSHPLILYRRSREEMPAFEEEIVEALEEGIDIEFLAQPVRILRERGRVAGVECVRMRLGDVDGSGRRRPLAIEGSNFTVEADGIVVAIGESPDTALLPGEAELDGRALILTETSGWESGGIFLGGDLVSPVRTVAHAIGSGKRGAIAIDAFLRGHDPARLLETVRIGETGTVSMRRYMDPGCIGPSRHVVSFEELNTAYFRSMGRTERERIPAPERTSDFNEVNRGFTREEARYEAERCFKCGTCNDCENCYVFCPDVSVLRSARTLEHAIDYDHCKGCGICFSECPRAALSMVEEEK; this comes from the coding sequence ATGGCGAAGATAGAATACGAGAGGGAATCCCACATGCCCGAGGTCCCCATCTCCCTGGGAGACATGAGGTGGAGCAAGACCGGCAGCTGGCGGTACATGAGGCCCGTCTATGAGGACAAGACCCCGCCCTGTGGTGCGGCCTGTCCTGCCGGAGTCGATGTCGTCCGATTCCTGATGCTGGTGGAATCGGGAAAAGTCAGGGAGAGCTGGCTGGAAATCAAGAAGGAGAACCCCTTCCCAGGTGTGTGTGGGAGGGTCTGCCCTCATCCATGTGAGGCTCAGTGCAACCGGGGTCATTACGATCAACCCGTCTCCATCAACGCTCTTGAGCGATATGTCGCCGACGCGACAAGGCGGGTCAGATTGAGGAATCCGGACCGCCTGGGGAAGCGCTCGGACAGGGTGGCCGTGATCGGTTCCGGTCCCGCAGGGCTCAGTTGTGCCTATCATCTGGCGCTGTTGGGATATCGCCCGGAGGTATTCGAGACTCTCCCTCTTCCCGGGGGGATCTTGAGATTCGGAATTCCGGAGTACCGTCTCCCTGTTGAGACACTGAACAGAGAGATCGCTGACATAGAGGCGCTTGGCGTCAAGATCCGGACAGGCACCCGGGCTGATCGACATTTTTTTGACAAAGAGGGGAAAGCCTATCAGGCGATCTTCGTCGCCACCGGGGCGGGGGTGAGCCGGAAGCTCGGCATACCCGGAGAAGAGGGGAGAGGGGTCATACCTGGGCTCAGCTTTCTCAGGGAGATCAGGATGGGCCGCAGGACCTCGCCTGGACGAAAGGTGGCTGTCATAGGCGGTGGAAACACGGCCCTGGATGCAGCCCGCTCGGCAAAGCGGCTGGGGTCGCACCCTCTGATCCTCTATCGGAGGAGCAGGGAGGAGATGCCGGCCTTTGAGGAAGAGATCGTGGAAGCCCTGGAAGAAGGCATCGATATCGAGTTCCTGGCCCAGCCTGTGCGGATTCTCAGGGAGAGGGGAAGGGTTGCAGGGGTGGAATGTGTGAGGATGCGGCTGGGGGATGTGGACGGGAGCGGTCGAAGGCGACCCCTTGCCATTGAGGGTTCCAACTTCACCGTTGAGGCGGACGGGATCGTCGTTGCCATCGGAGAGTCCCCTGACACGGCTCTCCTGCCCGGTGAAGCCGAACTGGACGGGCGGGCTCTGATCTTGACAGAGACCTCCGGGTGGGAGTCGGGTGGGATCTTCCTCGGAGGGGACCTCGTCTCCCCTGTTCGAACCGTGGCTCATGCCATAGGATCGGGAAAGAGGGGAGCCATCGCCATTGACGCTTTTCTCAGGGGACATGATCCTGCTCGCCTTCTTGAAACAGTCCGGATTGGTGAGACAGGAACCGTCTCCATGAGGAGATACATGGATCCGGGCTGCATTGGCCCGAGCCGCCACGTGGTTTCTTTTGAAGAGCTCAATACCGCGTACTTCCGCTCCATGGGGCGGACCGAAAGAGAGCGTATACCGGCTCCGGAAAGGACCAGCGACTTCAACGAGGTCAACCGCGGGTTTACCCGAGAGGAGGCCAGGTATGAAGCGGAGCGGTGTTTCAAATGCGGCACGTGTAATGATTGTGAAAACTGCTATGTCTTCTGCCCCGATGTCTCTGTCTTGAGAAGTGCGAGAACCCTCGAGCATGCCATCGACTACGACCACTGCAAAGGCTGTGGGATCTGCTTCAGCGAATGCCCCAGGGCTGCCCTCTCCATGGTGGAGGAGGAGAAATGA
- a CDS encoding 50S ribosomal protein L11 methyltransferase — protein MGGKTKPEKGLKEIVAVVPREASEAVENFLIESGAIGTSIESFELEGPTETVRAYFPQGRSAERLEARLGAYVKAIEGYFPGEVGWNFSVQTLVEDDWQQAWRAFFKTSRVSRRIVIKPPWESYEPKGEERVVEIDPGMAFGTGIHETTRLCLEVLDREIDRRLGKARARVKDRVSLLDVGTGSGVLAIAGARLGARPVKGIDVDERALEAAFQNVRRNRVEEVVEIGSDPLEAVSGRFDLVVANIDFKTLARLEGPLTAHVAPRGRLILSGVLNDQVRALAGIFEGRGFEVVGGETEGEWSCLVLRRLMPSSRDSPPRRYEG, from the coding sequence GTGGGCGGGAAAACGAAACCTGAGAAGGGGCTAAAGGAGATCGTGGCCGTTGTTCCCAGGGAGGCAAGCGAAGCCGTGGAGAACTTCCTCATCGAATCGGGAGCCATCGGCACGTCCATCGAGAGCTTTGAACTGGAAGGTCCGACCGAGACGGTGCGGGCGTATTTTCCGCAAGGCCGATCGGCGGAGAGACTCGAGGCTCGGCTCGGAGCCTACGTAAAGGCGATCGAGGGATACTTCCCCGGGGAGGTGGGATGGAACTTCTCGGTACAGACCCTGGTTGAAGATGATTGGCAGCAGGCATGGAGGGCCTTTTTCAAGACCAGCAGGGTCAGCCGGCGGATCGTCATCAAGCCCCCGTGGGAGAGCTACGAACCCAAGGGGGAAGAGAGAGTAGTGGAGATCGACCCGGGAATGGCCTTTGGTACGGGTATTCACGAAACGACCAGGCTCTGCCTGGAAGTCCTGGACAGGGAAATCGACCGGAGACTGGGAAAGGCTCGGGCGAGGGTCAAGGACAGGGTCAGCCTCCTCGATGTGGGGACAGGGTCGGGAGTTCTTGCCATAGCAGGAGCCAGGTTGGGGGCCCGGCCCGTGAAGGGGATCGACGTGGATGAGAGAGCCTTGGAGGCGGCCTTCCAGAACGTGAGGCGTAATCGTGTCGAGGAAGTCGTGGAGATCGGTTCAGACCCCTTGGAGGCTGTCAGCGGGCGGTTCGATCTGGTGGTTGCCAACATCGATTTCAAGACACTGGCTCGACTGGAGGGGCCACTCACTGCTCATGTCGCCCCCAGGGGGAGGCTGATCCTGTCCGGGGTGCTCAATGATCAGGTGAGAGCCCTGGCAGGGATCTTTGAAGGAAGGGGGTTCGAGGTGGTGGGAGGAGAGACCGAGGGGGAGTGGTCCTGCCTGGTGCTTAGAAGATTGATGCCCTCTTCTCGGGATTCACCTCCAAGGAGGTACGAGGGTTGA